The following are from one region of the Polaribacter marinaquae genome:
- a CDS encoding urocanate hydratase codes for MTFQEQILQGIPANLPSKKKYPEDANRAPKRKDILTIEEKQLAIKNALRYFPREWHLELAKEFADELKEFGRIYMYRFKPNYKIYAREISEYPAKTSQAAALMLMIQNNLNPDVAQHPEELITYGGNGAVFQNWAQYLLVMQYLAIMTEKQTLHLYSGHPMGLFPSSKNAPRVVVTNGMMIPNYSKPNDWEKFNALGVTQYGQMTAGSFMYIGPQGIVHGTTITVMNAFRKILSKDENPNGKIFLTAGLGGMSGAQPKAGNIAGCITICAEINRKAATKRHEQGWVDLLIDDINILVSRTKKAQENNEIISIAYIGNVIEVWEKFDVENIFIHLGSDQTSLHIPWTGGYYPADLSYEESNILIKDNPAKFKEEVQKSLKRHAEAINKHTQKGTYFFDYGNAFLLESSRAGADVMAKNNIDFKYPSYVQDILGPMCFDYGFGPFRWVCASGDEKDLDKTDEIAAIVLHEIMENSPEEIKLQMQDNITWILNAKSNKMVVGSQARILYADAEGRIAIARAFNKAIAKGKIGPVILGRDHHDVSGTDSPFRETSNIYDGSKFTADMAIHNVIGDSFRGATWVSIHNGGGVGWGEVINGGFGMLLDGTKEAEEKLENMLFYDVNNGIARRSWSRNDEAIFAIKREMKRTPNLKVTIPNLVDEKYLKNLF; via the coding sequence ATGACGTTTCAAGAACAAATTCTACAAGGAATTCCAGCCAATTTACCTTCAAAAAAGAAATATCCTGAAGATGCAAATCGAGCTCCAAAAAGAAAAGACATATTAACTATTGAAGAAAAACAGCTAGCCATAAAAAACGCTCTTCGTTATTTCCCTAGAGAATGGCATTTAGAATTAGCTAAAGAATTTGCTGATGAATTAAAAGAATTTGGTAGAATTTACATGTATCGCTTTAAACCAAATTATAAAATATACGCAAGAGAAATTTCCGAATACCCTGCAAAAACTTCACAAGCAGCAGCATTAATGTTGATGATTCAGAATAATTTGAATCCAGATGTTGCGCAACATCCAGAAGAATTGATTACTTATGGAGGAAATGGTGCTGTTTTCCAAAATTGGGCGCAATATCTTTTAGTGATGCAATATTTAGCAATTATGACAGAAAAACAAACGTTGCATTTGTATTCTGGTCATCCGATGGGATTATTTCCTTCTTCTAAAAACGCCCCAAGAGTTGTGGTAACCAACGGAATGATGATACCAAATTACTCTAAACCCAACGATTGGGAAAAATTTAATGCTTTAGGTGTTACGCAATACGGACAAATGACAGCGGGCTCTTTTATGTATATTGGTCCGCAAGGAATAGTTCATGGAACTACAATAACCGTAATGAATGCTTTTAGAAAAATATTAAGTAAAGATGAAAATCCGAACGGAAAGATATTTTTAACAGCTGGTTTAGGCGGAATGAGTGGCGCGCAACCAAAAGCAGGAAATATTGCTGGTTGTATTACTATTTGCGCAGAAATTAATAGAAAAGCTGCTACCAAAAGACACGAACAAGGTTGGGTAGATTTATTAATTGATGATATCAACATTTTAGTTTCAAGAACCAAAAAAGCACAAGAAAATAATGAAATCATTTCTATTGCTTATATAGGAAACGTAATCGAGGTTTGGGAAAAATTTGATGTAGAAAATATTTTTATTCATCTTGGTTCAGATCAAACGTCGCTTCATATTCCTTGGACAGGGGGTTATTATCCTGCTGATTTATCCTACGAAGAATCTAACATTTTAATAAAAGATAATCCAGCTAAATTTAAAGAAGAAGTTCAAAAATCATTAAAAAGACATGCCGAGGCAATTAACAAACACACACAAAAAGGCACTTATTTTTTTGACTACGGAAATGCTTTTTTATTAGAATCTTCTAGAGCTGGTGCAGATGTAATGGCTAAAAATAATATTGATTTCAAATATCCGTCTTATGTGCAAGATATTTTAGGCCCAATGTGTTTCGATTACGGTTTCGGTCCTTTTAGATGGGTTTGCGCTTCTGGTGATGAAAAGGATTTAGATAAAACTGATGAAATTGCTGCTATTGTTTTACATGAAATAATGGAAAATTCTCCGGAAGAAATAAAATTACAAATGCAAGACAATATTACTTGGATTCTAAATGCAAAATCGAATAAAATGGTTGTTGGTTCACAAGCAAGAATTCTATATGCAGATGCAGAAGGGCGAATTGCAATTGCAAGAGCATTTAACAAAGCAATAGCTAAAGGTAAAATTGGACCTGTTATTTTAGGACGAGATCATCATGATGTTAGCGGAACTGATTCTCCGTTTAGAGAAACATCTAATATTTACGACGGAAGTAAATTTACAGCAGATATGGCAATTCATAATGTAATTGGCGATAGTTTTAGAGGTGCTACTTGGGTTTCTATACACAATGGTGGCGGCGTTGGTTGGGGAGAAGTTATAAATGGCGGCTTCGGAATGCTGCTTGACGGAACCAAAGAAGCTGAAGAAAAATTAGAAAATATGCTTTTTTACGATGTAAATAACGGAATAGCAAGAAGAAGTTGGTCAAGAAATGATGAAGCTATTTTTGCCATCAAAAGAGAAATGAAAAGAACGCCAAACCTAAAAGTTACCATTCCTAATTTGGTAGATGAAAAATATTTAAAAAACCTTTTCTAA
- the hutH gene encoding histidine ammonia-lyase produces MFKYGIDKLTLKSVDRIAKGTLKATITNEAKEKINSCRKKVVAITKSDKVVYGINTGFGPLCDVQISSEETNLLQKNLLITHAVGVGENIDKKLSKIMMICKVHALCQGYSGVRLELIERIIYFIENDLLPTVPKQGSVGASGDLAPLSHLFLPLIGEGEFWIGNNILPAKEVLKNYNIKPLELQAKEGLGLINGTQFILAHTITGLLKMKYLLNLADISGAMSIEGYKGSSSPFKEELHKIRPFKGSLKVAKRMRKLFKNSQNITSHINCERVQDPYSMRCIPQVHGASRNAFNHLLELAEIEMNSVTDNPIVLSETEAISGGNFHGQPLAMALDYCSIAASELGNIADRRCYLLLEGKYGLPRLLTKSGGLNSGFMIPQYTTAALVTENKSLCFPPSADSIPTSLGQEDHVSMGSISGRKLNQILENLEKILAIELMYAAQSLEFRRPNTFSKIIEKNHSVIRTKVGKLEDDRLLKEDINAMILLVKNKQLIVK; encoded by the coding sequence ATGTTTAAATACGGAATAGATAAACTTACACTTAAAAGTGTTGATAGAATAGCTAAAGGAACTTTAAAAGCAACAATAACCAATGAGGCCAAAGAAAAAATAAATTCTTGCCGAAAAAAAGTAGTTGCTATTACTAAAAGTGACAAAGTTGTTTACGGAATTAATACTGGCTTCGGACCTTTATGCGACGTTCAAATTTCATCCGAAGAAACCAATTTATTACAGAAAAACCTATTAATAACACATGCTGTTGGTGTTGGCGAAAATATTGATAAAAAATTATCTAAAATAATGATGATCTGCAAAGTACATGCACTTTGCCAAGGTTATTCTGGTGTACGTTTAGAGTTAATTGAACGAATAATTTATTTTATTGAAAATGATTTATTACCAACTGTACCCAAACAAGGTTCTGTAGGTGCTTCTGGAGATTTGGCACCGCTTTCCCATTTATTTTTACCGTTAATTGGTGAGGGAGAGTTTTGGATTGGCAATAATATTCTACCTGCCAAAGAAGTATTAAAAAATTATAACATTAAACCGTTAGAACTACAAGCAAAAGAAGGTTTAGGGTTAATAAACGGAACACAATTTATTTTAGCTCATACAATTACCGGACTTCTAAAAATGAAATACCTATTAAATTTAGCGGATATTTCTGGCGCGATGAGTATAGAAGGATACAAAGGTAGTTCCTCACCGTTTAAAGAAGAATTGCATAAAATTAGACCATTTAAAGGCAGTTTAAAAGTTGCAAAAAGAATGCGAAAACTTTTTAAAAATTCTCAAAATATTACTTCTCATATTAATTGCGAAAGAGTTCAAGATCCGTATTCTATGCGTTGTATTCCTCAAGTTCACGGCGCTTCTAGAAATGCTTTTAACCATTTATTAGAATTGGCAGAAATAGAAATGAATTCTGTAACAGACAACCCAATTGTTTTAAGTGAAACAGAAGCTATTTCTGGTGGAAATTTTCACGGTCAACCTTTAGCAATGGCTTTAGACTACTGCTCTATTGCGGCATCAGAACTTGGTAATATTGCAGACAGAAGATGTTACTTATTATTAGAAGGCAAATATGGTTTACCACGGCTATTAACCAAAAGTGGTGGCTTAAATTCTGGCTTTATGATTCCGCAATACACAACAGCAGCATTAGTTACAGAAAACAAATCATTGTGCTTTCCTCCTTCTGCAGATAGCATTCCTACTTCTTTAGGACAAGAAGATCACGTTTCCATGGGAAGTATTTCAGGAAGAAAACTAAATCAGATTTTAGAAAATCTAGAAAAGATTTTAGCCATAGAATTAATGTATGCTGCACAGTCTTTAGAATTTAGAAGACCAAATACGTTTTCTAAAATAATAGAAAAAAACCATTCAGTTATTAGAACCAAGGTTGGTAAATTAGAAGATGACCGACTTTTAAAAGAAGATATTAATGCAATGATTTTATTAGTAAAAAACAAACAACTTATCGTAAAATAA
- a CDS encoding LysR family transcriptional regulator produces the protein MSYQIELRHMRYFLAVAEELHFRKAADKLFISQPGLSRQIKILEDELGVVLFERHNRKVVLTKVGVYLQKEFSKQLGAINNTLDNAKLLQDGKKGELKIGYVGSAMQDVIPNLLLNFEKNNPNVLFNLKEIDNQKQIDDLLSMSLDIGFVRLERVPRALEIKTILTENYCLVLPRNHKVNKDNFKSLSEFKEESFILFDAKYSASYYEKVMQIFDDCGFTPLVSHNTIHSSSIFKLVENNFGISIVPKSLAKKAGYKIKFIELDKIPQKTKLSIIWNKNNTNAILPAVLSLI, from the coding sequence ATGAGTTATCAAATTGAATTAAGACATATGCGTTATTTCTTGGCAGTTGCAGAAGAATTGCACTTTAGAAAAGCTGCTGATAAATTATTTATTTCTCAACCTGGTTTAAGTAGGCAAATTAAAATTTTAGAAGATGAATTGGGTGTTGTCTTGTTTGAAAGACATAATAGAAAGGTTGTCTTAACAAAAGTAGGTGTTTATTTACAGAAAGAATTTTCTAAGCAGTTAGGTGCAATTAATAATACTTTAGATAATGCAAAATTATTGCAAGACGGTAAAAAAGGAGAATTAAAAATTGGCTATGTAGGTTCTGCTATGCAAGATGTAATTCCTAATTTGTTGTTGAATTTTGAGAAAAATAATCCAAATGTTTTATTTAATTTAAAAGAGATTGATAATCAGAAACAAATAGATGATTTGTTATCTATGTCTTTAGATATTGGTTTTGTGAGATTAGAAAGAGTACCAAGAGCTTTAGAAATCAAAACAATTTTAACAGAAAATTATTGTTTGGTCTTACCCAGAAATCATAAAGTTAATAAAGATAACTTCAAAAGTTTATCAGAATTTAAAGAAGAGTCTTTTATACTTTTTGATGCAAAGTATAGTGCTTCTTATTACGAAAAAGTGATGCAAATTTTTGATGATTGTGGTTTTACACCATTAGTTTCTCATAATACAATACATTCTAGTTCTATATTTAAGTTGGTAGAAAATAACTTTGGAATCTCTATAGTTCCAAAATCTTTGGCTAAAAAAGCAGGATATAAAATTAAGTTTATAGAATTAGATAAAATTCCGCAAAAAACTAAACTTTCTATAATCTGGAATAAGAATAATACAAATGCTATTTTACCGGCAGTTTTGTCTTTAATTTAG
- a CDS encoding site-specific integrase, whose protein sequence is MYKVLRSTKSAVRFSLKKSKKYLSENRYQESLILLWFSFGGADKRVSYSTGYTVSYADWDYQKQRVKTNKSRVINSHTVNNYLNKLETELMNTYSRYIDEERVITKELIRETLDIITGKIEPVEREEIVPVDFFKFSENYLNQKKDQIAQLSYTLYKGSLTKLKKYKRSRNVRVDFSSFDKPFLDDFRKFLEVHENLALNTISKHFKNLKMFVIEAKNQGLISNPPLKYFKVSTEETTAIYLNDSEIEKILKLDLSFNKRMELARDKFLMGCYTGQRVSDYNGITSENIIDINGLECFRIKQRKTKNIVDCPITLEIREIMSRYNNQPPPYLHDTDINENIKIVGRILGFNEVIKTEITKGGKLLKRNKLKWEMIETHTGRRSFCTNNYKKGMSSLYIMHFSGHKSEREFLKYIRDRGEDRTKHIVDQGYFNV, encoded by the coding sequence ATGTATAAGGTGTTAAGGTCAACAAAATCGGCGGTTCGATTTAGTTTAAAAAAATCAAAGAAGTATTTATCAGAAAATAGATACCAAGAAAGTTTAATTTTATTGTGGTTCTCTTTTGGAGGTGCAGACAAACGAGTAAGTTATTCAACTGGTTATACCGTTTCTTATGCGGACTGGGATTATCAAAAACAACGCGTTAAAACCAATAAATCAAGAGTTATCAATTCCCATACGGTCAATAACTATTTAAATAAGTTAGAAACTGAATTGATGAACACTTATAGTCGATATATAGATGAAGAAAGAGTAATAACAAAAGAACTTATAAGGGAAACATTAGATATCATAACAGGTAAAATAGAACCTGTAGAGAGAGAAGAAATAGTTCCTGTTGATTTTTTTAAGTTTTCTGAAAATTATTTGAATCAAAAAAAAGATCAAATTGCACAATTATCCTATACATTGTACAAAGGATCCTTAACGAAATTAAAGAAATATAAACGGTCAAGAAATGTTAGAGTTGACTTTAGTTCATTTGACAAACCCTTTTTAGATGATTTTAGAAAGTTTTTAGAGGTTCATGAGAACTTGGCTCTAAACACAATATCAAAACACTTTAAAAACCTTAAAATGTTTGTGATTGAAGCCAAGAATCAAGGATTGATATCGAATCCTCCACTAAAATATTTTAAAGTATCCACAGAAGAAACCACAGCAATTTATTTGAACGATTCTGAAATTGAGAAAATATTGAAATTGGACTTGTCCTTTAATAAAAGGATGGAATTGGCAAGAGATAAATTTTTAATGGGATGTTATACCGGTCAACGAGTTAGTGATTATAATGGAATTACCTCAGAAAATATTATTGATATAAATGGGTTGGAATGTTTTAGAATCAAACAACGTAAAACCAAGAATATTGTGGATTGTCCAATCACATTGGAAATACGAGAGATTATGTCCCGATACAACAATCAGCCCCCACCATATCTTCATGACACGGATATTAATGAAAATATTAAGATTGTAGGGAGGATATTAGGATTTAACGAGGTTATAAAAACAGAGATTACAAAAGGAGGTAAGTTGTTGAAGAGAAATAAACTCAAATGGGAGATGATTGAAACACACACCGGTCGTAGAAGTTTCTGTACCAATAATTATAAAAAGGGAATGTCATCTTTGTATATTATGCACTTTTCTGGTCATAAATCTGAACGAGAGTTTCTAAAGTATATTAGAGATAGAGGAGAGGATAGAACCAAACATATTGTTGATCAAGGGTATTTTAATGTGTAG
- a CDS encoding FG-GAP-like repeat-containing protein, which yields MKKVVLYLLIIVIYSCSKESEIIPEPELSIFPFSVNVEGEGNITYQSQNGLSTSNYESGTIITLEANPSKKWEFIGWSGSIISSENPLEIIISDSTEVTAKFMRYFDYMQPSYKFKNSDFWLDIQTLPELNGINIHQTSYDSACSYADFNGDGYEDVIIAKYTYNTNRNPLELFLNKKNEKFVLDQSLIQNNIGAENARKSIVGDYNGDGKPDLFFADTGAELMTYEFAYPSILLSNSNGYKFEILNNLPKAFYHGAASGDIDNDGDLDIITSTGLVLINDGTANFIEMNDLWDTNEGGIYTVELIDINNDSFLDLIVGGHTMTTYDLKSEKIYFGNGVNFSDSNSILLPKVFGYGVSTDFSFYDINNDGFEDIFVNRAGGSVTANNTYDSDFYVGWSVQLIINNQGKEFIDVTKDYFNIYQGNEPCMVWIRTQDIDNNGFLDLFENDKYHFDTNQIFRWEWNGSLFIKK from the coding sequence ATGAAAAAAGTAGTTTTATATCTATTAATCATCGTGATTTATTCTTGTTCAAAAGAATCAGAAATAATCCCTGAACCAGAATTGTCAATTTTTCCATTTTCAGTAAATGTTGAAGGAGAGGGAAACATAACCTATCAATCACAAAACGGATTATCAACTTCAAACTATGAATCAGGCACCATAATTACTTTAGAAGCTAATCCATCAAAAAAATGGGAGTTTATTGGTTGGTCTGGAAGTATTATTTCTTCAGAAAATCCTCTTGAAATTATAATTTCAGATTCTACTGAAGTTACTGCTAAATTTATGCGGTACTTTGATTATATGCAACCTTCTTATAAGTTTAAAAATTCAGATTTTTGGTTAGATATCCAAACATTACCGGAACTTAATGGAATTAATATTCATCAAACAAGTTATGATTCAGCATGTTCATATGCTGATTTTAACGGAGATGGTTATGAAGATGTTATAATCGCTAAATACACCTACAATACTAATAGAAATCCGTTGGAATTATTTCTAAATAAAAAAAATGAAAAATTTGTTTTAGATCAAAGTTTAATTCAAAATAATATTGGTGCGGAAAACGCACGAAAATCTATAGTAGGAGATTACAATGGGGACGGAAAACCTGATTTGTTTTTCGCTGATACTGGAGCGGAACTTATGACTTATGAATTCGCATATCCAAGTATATTACTTAGCAACTCTAATGGATATAAATTCGAAATATTAAATAATTTACCAAAAGCGTTTTATCATGGTGCTGCTTCAGGAGATATTGATAATGACGGTGATTTAGATATTATTACATCTACAGGTTTAGTTTTAATAAATGATGGAACAGCTAATTTTATAGAAATGAATGACTTATGGGATACAAATGAAGGTGGAATTTATACTGTTGAATTAATTGATATCAATAACGATAGTTTTTTAGATTTAATTGTTGGAGGACACACCATGACAACCTATGATTTAAAATCCGAAAAGATTTATTTTGGTAACGGTGTAAATTTCTCTGATTCAAACTCTATACTACTCCCAAAAGTTTTTGGATATGGTGTTTCAACTGATTTTTCATTTTATGATATAAATAATGATGGGTTTGAAGATATTTTTGTGAATCGTGCAGGAGGATCTGTCACAGCAAATAACACTTACGATTCTGACTTTTATGTCGGATGGAGTGTACAATTGATAATTAATAACCAAGGCAAGGAATTTATAGATGTTACTAAAGATTACTTCAACATTTATCAGGGTAATGAACCTTGTATGGTTTGGATTAGAACTCAAGATATTGACAATAATGGATTCTTAGATTTATTTGAAAATGACAAGTATCATTTCGATACAAATCAAATTTTTAGATGGGAATGGAATGGATCTCTTTTTATTAAAAAATAA
- a CDS encoding InlB B-repeat-containing protein, giving the protein MKYKLHFLTISFIIGLFIQCSKPDEEIPFFTVSFSATKGGAVSSNGGKYQLGEKISVTAIPEGEYLFTKWSDENTNTLRNFTITSDINLNALFEKRKYPLIINIEGNGQVKEEIISLSKTTDYSSGTKVRLTAIPSGEWDRFDSWSGDLISTEISVELVINKPTTINLKFTETNMMITENVIPIEEGLSVDDISRTFSIPSGVFHYSTDSDNYIFFPGQANWISGGAMVNKEDVPRVPSVIFKLGNSGWELFKVDYEAKFWGARNYEVIDNVVGIGDGNEIGDSSMWSGDLFYGNILADGNINWSIVNDENQQSFFHGTCLGDINGDGITDIGGSPGFGGEYGDLNLYFKDNSGFSFQNDLVSISGYQPFAIDFADLDNDGIDEIVTATYIMDGSHYRENELNSISVYKFDKQSNKFHLFFKSEEPYVFYNKSFGATSIKCFDFDNDGDIDISVARERHEGDGAFEIWLNEGNTFKPHYVSKVYTQTELMFREFSVMDVNGDSFPDIVLRPHADGNLYRINGGVNIMDSGGVQLNEIIQINNGDGTFSPYYENELKLDGYIVRNVLPYMNDGILNFIGTFPGNHQNGDPDKKVYTVNVKIKI; this is encoded by the coding sequence ATGAAATATAAATTACACTTTTTAACAATCTCATTTATCATAGGTTTATTTATACAATGTAGTAAACCAGATGAAGAAATTCCTTTTTTTACTGTTTCGTTTTCAGCAACAAAAGGTGGGGCTGTTAGTTCAAATGGCGGTAAATATCAATTAGGAGAAAAAATATCTGTAACAGCGATCCCTGAAGGAGAATATTTATTTACCAAATGGTCTGATGAGAATACGAATACTCTAAGAAATTTCACAATAACTTCAGATATTAACCTAAACGCTTTATTTGAGAAAAGAAAGTATCCTTTAATAATTAATATTGAAGGTAATGGCCAGGTTAAAGAAGAAATTATAAGTCTGTCTAAAACAACAGACTATTCTTCTGGAACAAAAGTTAGATTAACTGCAATTCCTAGCGGTGAATGGGATAGATTTGATTCCTGGAGTGGCGATTTAATTTCTACAGAAATTAGTGTTGAATTAGTAATTAATAAACCTACAACAATAAATCTAAAGTTTACAGAAACTAATATGATGATAACAGAAAATGTTATCCCTATTGAAGAAGGACTATCTGTAGACGATATTTCAAGAACATTTTCAATACCTAGTGGAGTTTTTCATTACTCAACTGATTCTGACAATTATATCTTTTTCCCAGGACAGGCTAATTGGATTTCTGGAGGTGCTATGGTAAACAAAGAAGATGTCCCAAGAGTACCTTCTGTAATTTTCAAATTAGGAAATTCTGGTTGGGAACTTTTCAAAGTAGACTATGAAGCCAAATTTTGGGGGGCTCGTAATTATGAAGTTATAGATAATGTTGTTGGGATTGGTGATGGAAATGAAATAGGAGACTCGAGTATGTGGTCTGGAGATTTATTTTATGGAAATATTTTAGCTGACGGAAATATTAATTGGTCAATTGTAAATGACGAAAATCAACAATCTTTTTTTCATGGCACATGCTTGGGCGACATAAACGGCGATGGTATTACCGATATTGGTGGTTCTCCAGGTTTTGGAGGTGAATATGGAGATTTAAATCTATATTTTAAAGACAATAGTGGTTTTTCATTTCAAAATGACTTAGTTTCTATAAGTGGATATCAACCATTTGCCATAGATTTTGCAGATTTAGATAATGATGGAATTGATGAAATAGTTACAGCTACCTATATTATGGATGGAAGTCACTATCGTGAAAATGAACTAAATAGTATTTCTGTTTACAAATTCGACAAACAGTCAAACAAATTTCATTTATTTTTTAAGTCTGAAGAACCATACGTTTTTTACAATAAATCATTTGGCGCAACTTCAATCAAATGTTTTGATTTTGATAATGATGGGGATATAGATATCTCTGTTGCGCGAGAAAGACATGAAGGAGATGGTGCTTTTGAAATATGGTTAAATGAAGGTAATACTTTTAAACCTCACTATGTTTCGAAAGTTTATACGCAAACAGAATTAATGTTTAGGGAGTTTTCTGTAATGGATGTTAATGGCGATTCATTTCCTGATATTGTTTTAAGACCTCACGCAGACGGAAATTTATATAGGATAAATGGAGGAGTTAATATCATGGATTCTGGAGGAGTTCAACTAAATGAAATTATTCAGATTAATAATGGAGATGGAACATTCTCTCCTTATTATGAGAATGAACTCAAGTTAGATGGATATATCGTTAGAAATGTTTTACCATACATGAATGATGGCATTCTAAACTTTATAGGAACTTTTCCTGGAAACCATCAAAATGGAGATCCAGATAAGAAAGTTTATACAGTAAATGTAAAAATAAAAATATAA
- a CDS encoding helix-turn-helix domain-containing protein yields the protein MVNFPNHVIRQYLKLENTTFTDIKNKVRVSRAKKILEETKLKYNLSYISEQSGFNSKSNFYSIFKKYEKCTPREYLHKKKLI from the coding sequence TTGGTTAACTTCCCAAATCATGTCATTAGACAATATTTAAAATTAGAAAACACAACATTTACCGATATAAAAAATAAAGTACGCGTATCTCGCGCTAAAAAAATACTAGAAGAAACCAAATTGAAGTATAACCTTAGTTATATTTCTGAACAATCTGGGTTTAATTCTAAGTCTAACTTCTACTCCATTTTTAAAAAATACGAAAAATGTACTCCAAGAGAATATCTGCATAAAAAGAAATTAATATAA